From a region of the Zingiber officinale cultivar Zhangliang chromosome 4B, Zo_v1.1, whole genome shotgun sequence genome:
- the LOC121977837 gene encoding peroxidase 18-like, producing MDPNLMKLLLSSFLALLLLSVPCSSQLSADFYSFSCPNAELLVRDTVRSASDFDPTIPGKLLRLFFHDCLVQGCDGSVLIQGNGTERSDPANKSLGAFFVVETAKRVLEVVCPGTVTCADILVLAARDAVELTGGPSVQVPLGRRDGLVSIAANVRPNMVDTTFSVDKLADRFASIGLSIDDLVVLSGAHTIGSSHCDTFGERFQQSSNGSWVPIDTTMDQGYAKQVAKRCSIGTSATTFDNDASTPMLFDNQYYINLLANQSLLHSDSVLVGDSRTISKVEEFAQSQDAFFTSWAESFSKLSTTGVKTGDEGEIRFACQSVNG from the exons ATGGACCCAAACCTCATGAAACTACTCCTCTCCTCCTTCCTCGCCCTGCTCCTCCTCTCTGTTCCCTGCTCATCGCAACTCTCGGCGGACTTCTACTCCTTCTCCTGCCCCAATGCCGAGCTGCTTGTCAGGGACACGGTCAGGTCAGCTTCAGACTTCGACCCCACCATTCCAGGCAAACTCCTGCGCCTCTTCTTCCACGACTGCTTAGTTCAG GGCTGCGATGGGTCAGTGTTGATTCAAGGAAATGGCACAGAGAGGAGTGACCCTGCCAACAAGTCGCTGGGGGCGTTCTTTGTGGTGGAGACTGCGAAGAGGGTGCTTGAAGTGGTCTGCCCTGGGACTGTCACTTGTGCTGATATACTTGTTCTTGCTGCAAGAGATGCTGTGGAACTG ACAGGGGGGCCTTCGGTTCAGGTTCCACTAGGGAGGAGGGATGGATTGGTTTCAATAGCTGCAAATGTTAGGCCAAACATGGTGGATACAACCTTCTCCGTCGACAAATTGGCTGATCGATTCGCATCGATAGGATTGTCCATCGATGATCTTGTTGTCCTTTCAG GTGCCCACACTATAGGTTCATCTCATTGCGATACTTTCGGTGAGCGATTCCAACAGAGCTCAAATGGAAGTTGGGTGCCCATAGATACCACCATGGACCAAGGCTATGCAAAGCAGGTAGCGAAAAGATGTTCAATTGGCACAAGTGCTACAACTTTTGATAACGATGCTTCGACTCCGATGCTGTTCGATAACCAATACTACATCAATCTCTTGGCCAACCAAAGCCTCCTCCACTCGGACTCTGTTCTCGTTGGTGATTCAAGGACAATAAGTAAGGTAGAGGAGTTTGCCCAGAGTCAAGATGCTTTCTTTACAAGCTGGGCTGAGTCATTTTCCAAGCTCTCGACGACCGGAGTGAAGACGGGCGATGAGGGGGAGATCAGGTTTGCTTGCCAAAGTGTGAATGGGTAG